A genomic window from Pyricularia oryzae 70-15 chromosome 7, whole genome shotgun sequence includes:
- a CDS encoding extracellular cell wall glucanase Crf1: protein MPSRSVLSSAVALLASASLFGNAVAQVHSDCNPMQKDCPPNPAFGIAHNFVFNKSQPAWDTTVGPVTYDNENGATFTIAKQGESPTIRTQQYIFFGRVEIIMKASPGRGIISSVMLLSDNLDEIDWEFLGINNTMALTNYFGKGSEDFTNGKEIVVPGGPVQNEFHNYTIDWTKDRLQWFINGNVVRTLTPADAKNGERYPQTPCRLSLGIWAGSDPRLAQGTRDWAGGDTDFSKGPFSMHVKSTYIKDYSSGKEYAFSDRSGSYQSIKIVEGESPANKTITEALAVSPSLSERWASLTDGARTGIYIGAASFVAIIAGLFLWYFLKQRRQGKEEARLAVEREKREQMELNQFHAAGIDPDSFTVQHADSNGNPFATPAQSIHEKHGMHGRVAAVGAGAAAAPLLHNGSRTPHSPDMNDGQQQQHQYFDQPPNSGGMRSPSGPHAGYATGPGGSPRGPPSPALGSPGGYPHPDRSATAPVNRMNSPGPMNGPQRSLTNDSYRGPAGHPQQGNNGWR from the exons ATGCCTTCACGATCCGTTCTTTCCTCGGCCGTCGCGCTGCTCGCGTCGGCCAGCCTCTTTGGCAATGCCGTCGCTCAAGTGCACAGCGACTGCAACCCCATGCAAAAGGACTGCCCCCCGAACCCGGCATTCGGAATCGCGCACAATTTCGTCTTCAACAAGTCCCAGCCCGCCTGGGACACCACCGTTGGGCCCGTTACATATGACAATGAGAACGGCGCAACCTTTACAATTGCCAAGCAGGGCGAGTCCCCGACCATCCGCACGCAACAGTACATCTTCTTTGGCCGCGTCGAGATCATAATGAAGGCCTCCCCCGGCAGGGGTATTATCAGCTCCGTCATGTTGCTGAGTGACAACCTCGACGAGATTGACTGGGAGTTCCTCGGCATCAACAACACCATGGCCCTCACCAACTACTTTGGCAAGGGAAGCGAAGATTTCACAAACGGCAAGGAGATCGTGGTCCCGGGCGGCCCTGTCCAGAACGAGTTCCACAACTACACAATCGACTGGACCAAGGACCGGCTGCAGTGGTTTATCAATGGAAACGTCGTTCGTACTCTTACTCCTGCGGATGCAAAGAACGGCGAGAGGTACCCTCAGACACCTTGCCGCCTCTCTTTGGGAATCTGGGCCGGTAGCGATCCTCGCCTGGCCCAAGGCACCCGTGATTGGGCTGGTGGCGATACCGACTTCAGCAAGGGTCCCTTCAGCATGCACGTCAAGAGCACCTACATCAAGGATTACAGCAGCGGAAAAGAATACGCCTTCTCAGACAGGAGCGGAAGCTACCAGAGTATCAAGATCGTTGA GGGTGAATCGCCTGCCAACAAGACCATCACCGAGGCATTGGCCGTTTCGCCAAGCCTCAGTGAGCGCTGGGCCAGCTTGACTGACGGTGCAAGGACCGGTATCTACATTGGCGCCGCCTCCTTCGTCGCCATCATCGCGGGCCTCTTCCTCTGGTACTTCCTGAAGCAGCGCAGGCAGGGCAAGGAGGAGGCCCGTCTCGCTGTCGAGCGCGAGAAGCGCGAGCAGATGGAGTTGAACCAGTTCCACGCCGCCGGCATCGACCCCGACAGCTTCACCGTCCAGCACGCCGACAGCAACGGCAACCCGTTCGCCACCCCGGCCCAGTCCATCCACGAGAAGCATGGCATGCACGGCAGAGTTGCTGCTGTCGGCGCCGGTGCTGCCGCAGCCCCGCTCCTCCACAACGGCTCTCGCACCCCGCACAGCCCCGACATGAACGACggtcaacagcagcagcaccagtaCTTTGACCAGCCCCCGAACTCTGGCGGCATGCGATCGCCCTCCGGCCCTCACGCAGGGTATGCCACAGGACCCGGCGGCTCTCCCAGGGGCCCTCCCAGCCCTGCTCTCGGCTCCCCGGGCGGCTACCCTCACCCCGACCGCTCTGCCACCGCTCCGGTCAACAGGATGAACAGCCCAGGCCCGATGAACGGACCACAAAGGAGCTTGACCAACGACAGCTACAGGGGACCAGCTGGTCATCCGCAGCAAGGAAACAACGGCTGGAGGTAG